GTGGCCAAAAACAAGTAAACAAGGCAAAGGATGGCCCTTTATACTCCCACTGCTTGAGTCAAGAAATCGGCCTCGAGTGAGTCAAAAGTTCAAAGTTCGAAATGGAGGGGCAGTGGGAGATTCCTCAGAGGGTAAGTGGGGTTGCCGTCGCGCATTTGGACAGCACGGGGCACCGAAATTGATTTAATGCTGCTAAACCATAAGCAGTAGTATCCCGCATCATGTGTATTAGCACATCGTACcgagtacggagcacagctGATATAATCCGTTCAACAGGCGCGCTGACGCATCTCGATAGACATCCCTTAGTATTAACAGGCTGTCAACTTGGGCCAAAGAGCTCTGGATAGAGAGCCAGCAACCGCCGAATAGCGCCCGTGGATGGCTCTTTAGACGGCTGATGTGACGCGAGGTTATGCCTAGAGGCAATCGTTTGGCAAATAGAGAGACAGACGACCGGATCCTCCCCAGCTCAGAACCCAACTCTTGACCATGTCGTTCTTGTTTGGGAGAGGCAGATCGCGGGCTGCTGCCGATCTGCCCAGGCAAGCTCGTGATCACATCATGAAGCTCGAAAGCCCTAACGGGGTCTCCAAGGTGAGTTGTCGGGATTCCTCGGGCGTCGCGGCGTTGCTTTCTGACACGACCAGGCTGAAGAGCTTGCTCGCGTGCTCAATCAGATGAAGGTCGTTCTCCAAGGCACTCAAGGTATGCAAATATACAGACGCCGCCCACGCTTCCTAGTACCGTTACTCTCCTCCGTCCCACTGTTCTCAGCCTAGCCATCTGGGTGCATTAACACTAGCCTAAGAAACTGAGAGCTCACCCGAGCAGATCTATCAGCTCGTCACGGCCCTGATAGACGAAGACCTGCTCCACCTGCTAGCTACCAACCTCTATCGCCTACCTTTTGAGTCGCGAAAGGATACCCAAGTGATCTTCTCTTATGTATTCCGCTTCCGGCCCGCGGCAGCGGCTCCCAAGAGCGACCCCATCGCCCTGTCTTATGTGGTGTGTAACAGACCACAAGTCCTAGTTGAACTCTGTCGCGCCTATGACCACAAAGAAAGTGCCACTCCTGCGGGATCCGTCCTCCGAGAGCTCCTCAAAAATGAAGCCGCCGCTGCCATAATCCTATATGACGACGGGGATGAACCCGGGTCTAGTTGTAAAGGCCTCAATGCTATTGATCGCAACCGCCCTCAGAGCGGCCGCGGAGTGTTTTGGAAATTTTTCGACTGGATCAACAAGAGCTCCTTTGAGGTTGCTGCGGACGCGTTTACGACTTTCCGGGTGGGACATGATTTGCTACACCTAATCGCGAATTCTTTGAACCAGGCTTTCTAACCGGTCAGTAGGAACTCTTGACGCGGCATAAAGACCTGATCCCGAAGTATCTATCCACCAATTTCGAGCTGTTTTTTGACAAGTACAACAACACTCTGGTCCAGTCAAACAGCTATGTCACCAAACGACAATCCATCAAACTCCTTGGCGAACTGCTGCTGGACCGCTCCAACTATAGCGTCATGACGGCTTACGTCGATAGTGGCGAGCACTTGAAAATATGCATGAATCTCCTTCGAGACGACAGGAAAATGGTCCAGTATGAAGGGTTCCACGTGTTCAAGGTTTTCGTTGCGAATCCGCATAAATCCATTGCCGTCCAGAAGATTCTTCTCATGAACCGCGAGAAGCTCTTGGTCTTTCTAGCACACTTTCTCGAGGACCGGACTGATGACGAACAATTCATTGATGAACGAGAATTTTTGATTAAGCAAATCCGTAATATGCCATCGACTCCCGTGGTCTCTCAACGATCTGTTAGCGCATCATAATGTATCTCGATTTCCtagagggagagaaggggaggagggagcATAGTTAGAACTGATGTTATATGAGCGTCTTGCTATCCCTCCTTTTAATCGCGGGGGTTTCTGTTTTGCTCTCTATCCTCATTTGTATTGGAGTTTAGCAATACTGGGGAGTTACGGCCACGTCAAGTCATATGCGGGTCAAGGGGCGTGCTATTAAAGAAGATAATATTACAAACTGATTTGGAATGCGAGCAAAAACAGTTCAGCGGGATATGTATCATACTCCAGCTCTTGAACCACACTCTAGCTCTCCGAGCAACATATCATGACTTGCTACTGTAGCTTTTCATCTATTTCCTTCGCCCTCGTTCATCTGCGCCTCTTGACCGAAACCTGTTCAAATCCAATATTGATTCGCAAAAACTCTAGTGCAGCACGCTCATCGTTGCCTAGAGAGCAGCACGTTGACGCTTTCGCGAGCATTCTGGCTATTCCACACACTGTTGTTCCCGCCCCGTCGCCACTCGTCGCCAGCAACATTCTCGGCATCACTTGCCGCTTCGCCCATGATGATTTCGAGATCGCGTTTTTGTGAACTGAGCCAACTCTTTACGAAATTGGCAGGGTCTTCGCTCaacgatgagaagaaggagtgTTTGGCTTTGGACATTGAGATCGCCTGCACCAGCCTGGCCAGCTGCTCATCCAACGCGGTAATCTGCTTCAATGAGGCAGCGTATTGAGGGTTGTTCAACAAGGGGCGCAGATTAGCCTTGATAGGATCCTCCACCAGCACCTGAATATCATACACTGTAGGCTGAGGATTCTTGTGAAATTCTTCGTCTACCCGGATCGTATACGGGAGAGATATAGGGGCCAGAGGGCGAAGGTGTGGCACAACATACTCGCCGAGCATTGGTATAACGCCCGAATCTCGCCCAATAACCTAGGTAATTTAGTAACCGTGaacaaaagaaggaaatgggAAGATTGCTGAGTAGTTGCTCAGGTGCTGACCTTTTTCAGATATGAATCGCAACGAAAGTTCCGcctttcttcatcctcttgcAATCCTGATAGCCTGATGTACTCCCACAGCGCCATAACAGCCTCGTGTTGCGTTGCTTCCTTCATATCAACGATTTGCGCGAGCTCGGGAGTCAGCTGGTATCTTTCAGGCGACTCGTGTCTCTGTAAATTGATTGTGATATTCATGTTCTCATCTCCATTACGCTTGAAGGTGAATTCGTCAAAGTCAGCTTCAGGTGGCACGGCAGCACCTGCTTGGCCCTGCGAGGTTTCTGGCCGTCTCCATTCCACGTTATGTTCAGAGCCGTTCCGGAACCGAGACCTATCAAAGTCGACAGAAATGGACTGGAAGAAGTGTGAAAATCGATGTTTCTTTTGGTTTGCCTCCGCACCGGTAGGCTTCTGGGTCGaaccgccgtcttcttgtttgTCTGCTGCAGGAGAGGCTTTGGACGCCACATCCTCGTCCTTTATCTGatcgtcttcgtccaagAGATAGCCCTCGATCTTAACTCGGTAGGACGCCTCCGTAGCCGGCGTAAAATCGAAAGAATCAGCATTGAGACTGTTTCCTTGCCAGATCTGGTCTTCGACGGTATTGGTTATCCAGATTCGCAGGGTTTTCCGTAACTAAGAAGCTGTCAGCCACCGTGCACAAACGTTGCGTCAAGTGGTGGGAACGAGGCTCACCTTGGAACTTCGTTTTGCGTCATCAAGCACATCAAGTCGTTTCCGTGTAATGGTAGCGTCAATCAGTCTCTCGATGTCTCTCAATTCCGCATATCTCTTGACACCATCCGGATCGATAATGCAGTCTTCCACGCCATCGGGAATATTCTTGTCTGTCGGTTTGCGACTTCTCCGCTTTGCTAATTCGCTGGCATGGGCCTGtgcttgctgttgctgagcaATTTGCGCCTGTGTGAGCGGGACTGAGGGATGCGGTCCAGAAGACATCATGGGCCCTGGGCAAGTTAGAAGAAATGCGACTTGGCTGATGGACAGGGACAGAGGGAGATGCGCATACCAATTCCGCCGCGCCGCTGGTTCGGGGGATGCGGCGACCGTTGCGGCGGCTGTTGGGCAAAGGCACGATACTGTTGCTGCATCTTGATAAGAAATCTCAATGGGGCCGGTAGTAGCAAACAAGAGCCAAATCGGTTGCAACTGCTCAGGCTGGTGTAAAGTGAAACCGCGTCGCGAACACGGGCGGCGATCTCA
This genomic stretch from Trichoderma breve strain T069 chromosome 1, whole genome shotgun sequence harbors:
- a CDS encoding mo25-like domain-containing protein; translated protein: MSFLFGRGRSRAAADLPRQARDHIMKLESPNGVSKAEELARVLNQMKVVLQGTQETESSPEQIYQLVTALIDEDLLHLLATNLYRLPFESRKDTQVIFSYVFRFRPAAAAPKSDPIALSYVVCNRPQVLVELCRAYDHKESATPAGSVLRDCKGLNAIDRNRPQSGRGVFWKFFDWINKSSFEVAADAFTTFRELLTRHKDLIPKYLSTNFELFFDKYNNTLVQSNSYVTKRQSIKLLGELLLDRSNYSVMTAYVDSGEHLKICMNLLRDDRKMVQYEGFHVFKVFVANPHKSIAVQKILLMNREKLLVFLAHFLEDRTDDEQFIDEREFLIKQIRNMPSTPVVSQRSVSAS
- a CDS encoding SWIB/MDM2 domain-containing protein, producing MQQQYRAFAQQPPQRSPHPPNQRRGGIGPMMSSGPHPSVPLTQAQIAQQQQAQAHASELAKRRSRKPTDKNIPDGVEDCIIDPDGVKRYAELRDIERLIDATITRKRLDVLDDAKRSSKLRKTLRIWITNTVEDQIWQGNSLNADSFDFTPATEASYRVKIEGYLLDEDDQIKDEDVASKASPAADKQEDGGSTQKPTGAEANQKKHRFSHFFQSISVDFDRSRFRNGSEHNVEWRRPETSQGQAGAAVPPEADFDEFTFKRNGDENMNITINLQRHESPERYQLTPELAQIVDMKEATQHEAVMALWEYIRLSGLQEDEERRNFRCDSYLKKVIGRDSGVIPMLGEYVVPHLRPLAPISLPYTIRVDEEFHKNPQPTVYDIQVLVEDPIKANLRPLLNNPQYAASLKQITALDEQLARLVQAISMSKAKHSFFSSLSEDPANFVKSWLSSQKRDLEIIMGEAASDAENVAGDEWRRGGNNSVWNSQNARESVNVLLSRQR